The Hippoglossus hippoglossus isolate fHipHip1 chromosome 19, fHipHip1.pri, whole genome shotgun sequence genome has a segment encoding these proteins:
- the naglu gene encoding alpha-N-acetylglucosaminidase: protein MSLSSSCSLALLVLFSLHLAAQGRFTALDHIRPKASDKAQGRAVVGLLKRLLGDRSTEFIVSVNRSLSNDSLDVCELRSTRNNKVVATGSSGVAVASGIYNYLKYFCSCHVSWSGDQLDLPRPLPRLSGVQRISTPHRFRYYQNVCTFSYSTVWWDWSRWEREIDWMALNGINLPLAFTGQEALWQEVYRALGLNQSEIEEFFSGPAFLAWNRMGNMFKFGGPLPQSWHVNQLYLQFRILERMRSFGMTPVLPAFSGNIPKGILRLYPAANVTRLGPWSHFNCSFSCSYMLDPRDPLFLRIGSLYLSQVVKQFGTDHIYNTDTFNEMTPPSSDPTYLSAVSRSVFASMTAVDPRAIWLMQGWLFFSDAAFWKPAQIQALLHGVPLGRMIVLDLFAETEPIFSYTESFYGQPFIWCMLHNFGGNNGFFGTVESINSGPFKALHFPNSTLVGLGMTPEGIEQNPVMYELMSELAWRKEPVNLSKWVSLYAIRRYGSTDEHLTAAWVRLFASVYNCTVPHYRNHNHSPLVRRPSFHMNSDLWYDRADLFKAWKLILEVAPSLMSKETFRYDLVDVTRQVLQDLTTSYYQDIITAFKNQKLPDLLTAGGVLIYDLLPELSRLLNSDRNFLLGTWLESARSLALDEREAQLYDMNARNQLTLWGPSGEILDYASKEWGGLMEDYYAQRWGLFVHMLVECLDSGRPFKQDAFNQAVFQVEKGFIYNRRRYPTKPQGDTYKIAHRIFLKYYPQALKRL, encoded by the exons ATGTcgctgagcagcagctgcagcctggcGCTGCTCGTGCttttctctcttcacctggCCGCACAGGGGCGGTTCACCGCTCTGGACCACATCAGACCCAAAGCCAGCGACAAGGCGCAGGGGCGAGCGGTGGTGGGGCTGCTGAAGCGGCTGCTCGGGGACAGGTCCACGGAGTTCATCGTGTCCGTCAACAGGAGCCTGTCCAACGACAGCCTGGACGTGTGCGAGCTCAGGTCCACGAGGAACAACAAGGTGGTGGCCACGGGCAGCAGCGGAGTGGCCGTGGCCTCTGGCATCTACAACTACCTCAAGTACTTCTGCAGCTGCCATGTTTCCTGGTCCGGTGACCAGCTGGATCTGCCCCGTCCTCTGCCGAGGCTCAGCGGCGTCCAGCGCATCAGCACCCCGCACAG ATTCCGGTATTACCAGAATGTCTGCACTTTTAGCTATTCCACTGTGTGGTGGGACTGGTCGAGATGGGAACGAGAGATTGACTGGATGGCACTCAATGGGATCAATCTGCCGCTGGCGTTCACTGGTCAAGAAGCCCTGTGGCAAGAG GTTTACCGTGCTCTTGGACTAAACCAGTCGGAGATTGAAGAGTTCTTCTCTGGCCCGGCGTTTCTTGCCTGGAACCGAATGGGAAACATGTTCAAGTTTGGTGGGCCTCTGCCGCAGTCCTGGCACGTGAACCAGCTCTACCTCCAA TTTAGAATCTTGGAGCGCATGAGATCATTTGGCATGACTCCTGTGCTGCCGGCCTTCTCTGGGAACATCCCCAAGGGAATCCTCAG GTTGTATCCAGCAGCAAACGTAACCAGACTGGGGCCTTGGTCTCATTTCAACTGCAGCTTCTCATGCTCCTATATGTTAGACCCTCGGGACCCACTGTTCCTCCGGATTGGGTCCCTCTATCTGTCCCAGGTGGTGAAGCAGTTTGGGACGGATCACATTTACAACACTGACACCTTCAATGAGATGACTCCTCCGTCCTCTGACCCCACCTACCTGTCAGCAGTCAGTCGCTCTGTCTTTGCCTCAATGACTGCAG TTGATCCTCGAGCAATTTGGCTGATGCAAGGCTGGCTCTTCTTCAGTGATGCAGCATTCTGGAAGCCAGCCCAGATTCAGGCCCTACTACACGGAGTGCCCCTTGGACGAATGATCGTGCTCGACCTGTTTGCCGAAACGGAACCAATTTTCTCCTACACTGAGTCCTTCTATGGACAGCCATTTATCTGGTGCATGCTGCATAATTTTGGTGGTAACAATGGTTTCTTTGGTACAGTTGAAAGCATCAACTCAGGGCCCTTTAAAGCCTTGCATTTCCCAAACTCCACTCTCGTGGGCTTAGGAATGACACCAGAGGGCATAGAGCAAAATCCTGTGATGTATGAGTTGATGAGCGAGCTGGCTTGGCGCAAAGAGCCTGTCAACTTGTCCAAGTGGGTATCACTGTATGCAATACGCCGTTACGGCAGCACAGATGAACACCTAACCGCTGCATGGGTGCGCCTGTTCGCCAGTGTCTATAACTGCACCGTGCCACATTACCGAAACCACAACCACAGCCCGCTGGTGCGCAGGCCTTCCTTTCACATGAATTCTGACCTTTGGTATGACCGGGCAGACTTGTTTAAAGCCTGGAAACTGATTTTAGAGGTCGCTCCTTCTCTCATGTCCAAGGAAACCTTCCGGTACGACCTTGTGGATGTGACTCGGCAGGTCCTGCAAGACCTGACAACAAGCTATTATCAAGATATCATAACTGCCTTCAAGAACCAAAAGCTGCCAGATCTGCTGACTGCAGGCGGCGTGCTGATCTATGACCTCCTGCCTGAGCTCAGTCGTTTGCTGAATAGTGATCGCAATTTCCTGTTAGGGACGTGGTTGGAGAGTGCACGATCCTTAGCCCTGGATGAGAGGGAGGCACAGCTCTATGACATGAATGCCAGAAACCAGCTCACATTGTGGGGTCCCAGTGGTGAGATCCTGGACTACGCCAGTAAAGAATGGGGAGGGCTCATGGAAGACTACTACGCCCAGCGCTGGGGGCTGTTTGTCCATATGCTAGTCGAGTGTCTGGACAGTGGTCGACCATTCAAGCAGGACGCCTTCAACCAGGCCGTTTTTCAGGTAGAAAAGGGATTCATTTACAACCGCAGGAGGTACCCGACCAAGCCTCAGGGAGACACGTACAAGATCGCTCACAGGATCTTCCTCAAGTACTACCCACAGGCCTTAAAGAGGCTATAG